One region of Roseovarius faecimaris genomic DNA includes:
- the proS gene encoding proline--tRNA ligase: MRLSRYFLPVLKETPAEAQIVSHRLMLRAGMIKQASAGIYSWLPLGFKVLRKLEDIVHQEQVRAGHIPMLMPTLQSADLWRESGRYDDYGEEMLRIKDRHDRDMLYGPTNEELITDIFRAHVGSYKDLPLTLYHIQWKFRDEIRPRFGVMRGREFFMKDGYNFDLTKEDALHAYNRHLVSYLRTYERMGLQAIPMRADSGPIGGDDTHEFLVLAETGESEVFYDSAVTDIRLGEREIDYDNVDQCRAVMEEFTSLYARTDETHEEAVFNQIPEERRRSARGIEVGQIFYFGTKYSEPMGATVQGPDGKPVPVHMGSHGIGVSRLVGAIIEASHDDKGIIWPEGVTPYHVGIVNLKQGDEKADEACEALYKSVQALGLEPLYDDRDERAGGKFATMDLIGLPWRITVGPRGLKNGVVELTCRRTGNSEELTPEKAVEKVAEIYAPHHPHHVARTEPMAKQSFHTWM; encoded by the coding sequence ATGCGTCTGAGCCGTTACTTCCTGCCCGTTCTCAAGGAAACCCCCGCCGAGGCGCAGATCGTCAGCCATCGGCTGATGCTGCGTGCCGGCATGATCAAGCAAGCCAGCGCCGGGATTTACTCCTGGCTGCCGCTGGGCTTCAAGGTGCTGCGCAAGCTGGAGGACATCGTGCATCAGGAACAGGTGCGCGCCGGGCATATCCCGATGCTGATGCCGACGCTGCAATCGGCTGATTTGTGGCGCGAAAGCGGACGCTACGACGATTACGGAGAAGAAATGCTGCGGATCAAGGACCGCCATGACCGCGACATGCTTTATGGGCCGACCAATGAAGAGCTGATCACTGACATCTTCCGCGCGCATGTCGGCAGCTACAAGGACCTGCCGCTGACCCTCTATCATATCCAGTGGAAGTTTCGCGATGAGATCCGCCCGCGGTTCGGCGTGATGCGCGGGCGCGAGTTTTTCATGAAGGACGGGTATAATTTCGACCTCACCAAGGAAGATGCGCTGCACGCCTATAACCGCCACCTGGTCAGTTATCTGCGCACCTATGAGCGGATGGGCCTGCAGGCGATCCCGATGCGCGCCGACAGCGGGCCAATCGGTGGCGATGACACCCACGAGTTCCTGGTGCTCGCGGAAACGGGCGAGTCGGAGGTGTTCTATGACAGCGCCGTGACCGACATTCGCCTGGGCGAGCGCGAGATTGACTACGACAATGTCGATCAGTGCCGGGCGGTGATGGAAGAGTTCACCTCGCTCTATGCCCGCACCGACGAAACCCACGAAGAAGCTGTGTTTAACCAGATCCCTGAAGAGCGCCGCCGCAGCGCACGCGGGATCGAAGTGGGCCAGATCTTCTATTTCGGCACCAAGTATTCCGAGCCGATGGGCGCCACCGTGCAGGGCCCCGACGGCAAGCCCGTGCCGGTGCATATGGGCAGCCACGGCATCGGCGTAAGCCGCCTTGTCGGCGCGATCATCGAAGCCAGCCATGACGACAAAGGGATCATCTGGCCCGAGGGGGTCACGCCCTACCATGTCGGCATCGTCAATCTGAAACAGGGTGATGAGAAGGCCGACGAGGCATGTGAGGCTCTCTACAAATCGGTCCAGGCGCTGGGCTTGGAACCGCTCTACGATGACCGCGACGAACGCGCCGGAGGCAAGTTTGCCACGATGGACCTGATCGGTCTGCCGTGGAGGATCACGGTCGGACCGCGCGGGTTGAAAAACGGTGTCGTTGAATTGACCTGCCGCCGCACTGGCAACAGCGAGGAATTGACGCCGGAGAAAGCCGTGGAAAAAGTCGCGGAAATCTATGCGCCGCACCATCCGCATCATGTCGCCCGGACAGAGCCGATGGCCAAGCAATCGTTCCACACCTGGATGTAA
- a CDS encoding DUF2937 family protein has protein sequence MAGGLAGAAALSQFPEFSQQYLQRMAGHVEELTRFVEAFDADAAALGVSREQALTDLAQGGAIGAERAETMRQTMIRQARLSAALQDLRGAGPFTRAYRASAFTDTELARATLKDFKPAMPLTFEGLVFGAVGFVAGMLALSGISAMLGRALRRRGPA, from the coding sequence TTGGCAGGCGGCCTCGCCGGAGCGGCGGCGCTGTCGCAGTTTCCGGAATTTTCACAGCAATATCTGCAGCGCATGGCGGGTCACGTCGAAGAGTTGACTCGCTTTGTCGAGGCGTTTGACGCCGATGCGGCAGCGTTGGGTGTCAGTCGCGAGCAGGCGCTGACCGACCTCGCGCAAGGTGGAGCGATCGGGGCCGAGCGGGCAGAGACCATGCGCCAGACGATGATACGGCAGGCACGTCTGTCGGCGGCCCTGCAGGATCTGCGCGGGGCCGGGCCGTTTACAAGGGCGTACCGCGCATCCGCGTTTACCGACACCGAGCTGGCGCGGGCCACATTAAAGGACTTCAAGCCCGCCATGCCGCTGACGTTCGAGGGTCTTGTTTTCGGTGCCGTCGGCTTTGTCGCGGGCATGCTGGCGTTGTCGGGCATTTCTGCCATGCTGGGCCGGGCGCTTCGGCGGCGCGGGCCTGCATGA
- a CDS encoding lipoprotein-releasing ABC transporter permease subunit: protein MPASPAPFAPFEWMIAWRYLRAKRAEGGVSVMTWISLIGITLAVFALIATLAVRSGFRAEFVDTILGSNAHVTVYSLGEVDAVTGRIDRTLRNYEEMAEAVRGVEGVTRVAPLVKGQVMANARDRNSGVQVFGITADNLKTIPRIADPETGIGNIDDFDRGVAIGSGVARELGVGVGDRIKLISPNGVKTAFGTSPRINAYDVVYVFTAGRYDIDRTRIYMPFAEAQSYFNREGVADELEVMVAAPEQIDDMTLALMRAAGERSQVWTWQDQSGSFLRALEVEDNVMFVILSILVLIAAMNITSGLIMLVKNKGRDIGILRTMGLTEASILRVFFICGAFTGIIGTAMGVILGCLFAIYIDPIFSLVNYVAGGQVWDPSIRGIYHLPAQLRFGDVMSAVVLSLGLSFVVTIFPARRAARMNPVEALRYE from the coding sequence ATGCCCGCCTCTCCCGCCCCCTTTGCCCCGTTTGAATGGATGATCGCCTGGCGCTACCTGCGCGCCAAGCGGGCCGAGGGCGGGGTCAGTGTGATGACCTGGATCAGCCTGATTGGCATAACGCTGGCGGTCTTTGCCCTTATCGCCACGCTGGCGGTGCGCTCGGGCTTCCGGGCGGAGTTCGTCGACACGATCCTGGGGTCCAACGCGCATGTCACGGTCTATTCCCTCGGCGAGGTGGATGCCGTGACGGGCCGGATCGACCGGACCCTCAGGAACTATGAAGAGATGGCCGAGGCGGTGCGTGGCGTGGAGGGCGTGACCCGTGTTGCCCCGCTTGTCAAAGGCCAGGTGATGGCCAATGCGCGCGACCGAAACTCGGGCGTGCAAGTCTTCGGTATCACGGCGGACAACCTCAAGACCATTCCGCGCATCGCAGACCCGGAGACGGGGATCGGCAATATTGACGATTTCGATCGCGGGGTCGCCATTGGCTCGGGCGTGGCGCGCGAGCTGGGCGTGGGCGTGGGCGACCGGATCAAGCTGATTTCACCCAATGGCGTGAAAACCGCCTTTGGCACCAGCCCGCGCATCAATGCCTATGACGTGGTCTATGTTTTCACCGCCGGGCGCTATGACATCGACCGCACGCGCATCTATATGCCGTTTGCCGAGGCGCAGAGCTATTTCAACCGCGAAGGTGTCGCCGATGAGCTGGAGGTGATGGTCGCGGCCCCGGAGCAGATCGACGATATGACCCTCGCTCTGATGCGCGCCGCCGGAGAACGCAGCCAGGTCTGGACCTGGCAGGATCAGTCCGGCAGCTTTCTGCGGGCGCTGGAGGTGGAGGATAACGTGATGTTCGTGATCCTTTCGATCCTCGTGCTGATCGCAGCGATGAACATCACCAGCGGGCTGATCATGCTGGTCAAGAACAAGGGGCGGGACATCGGCATCCTGCGCACGATGGGCCTGACCGAGGCGTCGATCCTGCGCGTGTTCTTCATCTGCGGGGCGTTCACCGGCATCATCGGGACGGCGATGGGTGTGATCCTGGGCTGCCTGTTCGCGATCTATATCGACCCGATCTTCAGCCTGGTGAACTACGTGGCCGGGGGACAGGTCTGGGATCCGTCCATTCGCGGTATCTATCATCTGCCGGCGCAGTTGCGGTTTGGCGATGTCATGTCGGCGGTGGTGCTGTCGCTGGGGCTGAGCTTCGTCGTGACCATCTTTCCGGCCCGGCGTGCGGCGCGGATGAACCCGGTGGAGGCGCTGCGCTATGAGTGA
- a CDS encoding ABC transporter ATP-binding protein, translated as MSDAMLRLSGVKKTYNAGRSNEVCVLQGVDLELRAGELVALVAPSGAGKSTLLHIAGLLDTPDTGRVEIAGTDMTGLSDRRRTIARRQDVGFVYQFHHLLPEFTALENIVLPQLANGVARGEAETRARQLLAQVGVVERASHRPSAMSGGEQQRVAFCRALANQPRLLLADEPTGNLDPGTSDQVFAALMELVRGTGLAALIATHNLQLAARMDRVVELNHGTIAARPKSD; from the coding sequence ATGAGTGATGCGATGTTGCGCCTGAGCGGGGTGAAAAAGACCTACAACGCCGGACGGAGCAACGAGGTGTGCGTTTTGCAGGGCGTGGATCTGGAGCTGCGGGCGGGTGAGCTGGTGGCGCTGGTGGCCCCTTCCGGAGCGGGCAAGTCAACCCTGCTGCATATCGCGGGTTTGCTGGATACGCCCGATACGGGGCGGGTCGAGATTGCGGGCACCGATATGACCGGGCTCAGTGACCGCCGACGCACCATCGCGCGGCGTCAGGATGTCGGCTTTGTCTATCAGTTTCATCATTTGTTGCCTGAGTTCACGGCGCTGGAAAACATCGTTTTGCCGCAACTCGCCAATGGCGTGGCCCGCGGCGAGGCCGAGACCCGCGCGCGACAACTCCTGGCGCAAGTGGGCGTGGTGGAACGGGCCAGTCACCGGCCGTCCGCCATGTCAGGCGGCGAGCAGCAGCGCGTCGCCTTTTGCCGGGCGCTGGCCAATCAGCCGCGCCTGCTTCTTGCTGATGAGCCGACAGGCAACCTTGATCCGGGCACGTCGGATCAGGTCTTTGCCGCGCTGATGGAGCTGGTGCGCGGCACCGGGCTTGCGGCGCTGATCGCCACCCATAATCTGCAGCTTGCCGCCCGTATGGACCGGGTTGTGGAGCTGAACCACGGAACCATCGCAGCCAGACCAAAGAGCGACTGA
- a CDS encoding Ldh family oxidoreductase produces the protein MPMISLAEIESTTRTALERHGAAPWIAASVARAVRQAESVGNRICGLYYVESYCQQLRSGRVKGDVEPEVSRPRGGTVLVDAKYGFAQPAFERGLPEAEKAARECGIASLAICHAHTCTSLGYFTEQIAQAGLIGLGFTNAPPVVAPPGGKTRIIGTNPISFAAPDGQGGVAMLFDQSTTTVALGKITMAKAAGESIPEGWAMDAEGNPTTDPAKGVEGSLCSMGGYKGWGFGLMCELLAAGMTGSKVGLDMQPLKAPEGAPHGIGDYYLLIDPGTTGTFHDRFARVAGAVAADGGGRIPGQNRATTDPVDVPDAAWAQVLELAQN, from the coding sequence ATGCCGATGATATCCCTCGCAGAAATCGAAAGCACGACCCGCACCGCGCTGGAGCGGCACGGCGCTGCGCCCTGGATCGCGGCCTCTGTGGCGCGCGCTGTGCGGCAGGCAGAAAGCGTCGGCAACAGGATTTGCGGGCTCTACTATGTCGAGAGCTATTGCCAGCAACTCCGTTCGGGCCGGGTGAAGGGCGATGTGGAACCGGAGGTGAGCCGCCCGCGCGGTGGCACGGTGCTGGTGGATGCCAAATACGGGTTCGCGCAGCCCGCCTTCGAGCGCGGCTTGCCCGAGGCGGAGAAAGCGGCACGCGAGTGCGGGATCGCCAGCCTGGCGATTTGCCACGCGCATACCTGCACGTCTCTGGGATACTTCACCGAGCAGATTGCACAGGCGGGGCTGATTGGCCTTGGTTTTACCAACGCGCCGCCTGTGGTGGCGCCACCGGGCGGCAAGACGCGTATCATCGGCACGAACCCGATCTCGTTTGCCGCACCGGACGGGCAGGGCGGGGTTGCCATGCTGTTCGACCAATCGACCACCACCGTGGCGCTTGGCAAGATCACCATGGCGAAAGCCGCCGGAGAGAGTATTCCCGAAGGCTGGGCCATGGATGCCGAGGGTAATCCGACGACCGACCCGGCCAAGGGCGTGGAAGGGTCCTTGTGTTCCATGGGCGGGTACAAGGGCTGGGGTTTCGGCCTGATGTGCGAGCTGCTCGCGGCGGGTATGACCGGCTCGAAAGTGGGGCTTGATATGCAACCGTTAAAGGCGCCAGAGGGCGCGCCGCACGGCATCGGAGATTATTATCTGCTGATTGACCCGGGTACGACCGGCACGTTCCATGACCGCTTTGCGCGGGTGGCGGGGGCTGTTGCCGCCGACGGCGGCGGGCGCATCCCGGGCCAGAACCGGGCCACAACGGACCCTGTAGATGTGCCCGATGCCGCTTGGGCGCAGGTTCTTGAGCTTGCCCAAAACTAA
- a CDS encoding c-type cytochrome, protein MRLWSGVGILALVACAQTVSDTSLERGREIFASYCASCHGSSGTGDGILATDLPVRPADLTMLSKRNGGVFPTSDVMAKIYGYPGRYQAEVMPEFGPVLEGPSVRWTDEAGLQVDTPQALLDLATYLQSLQDT, encoded by the coding sequence ATGCGACTATGGTCAGGCGTTGGAATTCTGGCGCTGGTGGCCTGTGCCCAGACGGTCAGCGACACATCTCTTGAGCGCGGGCGCGAGATTTTCGCAAGCTATTGCGCAAGTTGCCACGGAAGCTCCGGCACCGGCGATGGGATTTTGGCGACAGATCTGCCGGTGCGGCCGGCGGACCTCACGATGTTGAGCAAGCGCAATGGCGGCGTGTTTCCGACCTCTGACGTGATGGCCAAGATTTACGGCTATCCGGGGCGATACCAGGCTGAAGTGATGCCTGAATTCGGCCCTGTGCTGGAAGGTCCGTCGGTGCGCTGGACGGATGAAGCGGGGTTGCAGGTCGACACCCCTCAGGCGCTTTTGGACCTGGCAACGTATCTGCAATCTCTTCAAGACACGTAA
- a CDS encoding c-type cytochrome, whose amino-acid sequence MKIKSVTVLLACLAGAAHAADGDAMRGEDTFQRHCAVCHGLEATGHGPMVTVLTIPPPDLTRLSARNDGTFPMTRVVTRIDGRDPLVSHGSPMPVYGDFFEGRDVMLPAETGQPIATSQPIADLVAYLQGLQQTGD is encoded by the coding sequence ATGAAGATCAAATCCGTTACGGTGCTGCTGGCCTGTCTTGCGGGTGCGGCCCATGCCGCGGATGGCGATGCGATGCGCGGTGAAGACACCTTTCAACGCCATTGCGCTGTCTGCCACGGGCTGGAGGCGACAGGGCACGGGCCGATGGTGACGGTTCTGACGATCCCGCCGCCTGATCTCACGCGGCTGAGCGCGCGAAACGACGGCACCTTTCCGATGACACGCGTGGTCACGCGGATCGACGGACGGGATCCTCTGGTGTCGCATGGAAGCCCGATGCCGGTCTATGGCGATTTCTTTGAGGGGCGGGATGTGATGCTGCCTGCAGAGACCGGCCAGCCAATCGCCACGAGCCAGCCGATTGCCGACCTGGTGGCATATCTGCAAGGCTTGCAGCAGACCGGGGATTGA
- a CDS encoding DUF4864 domain-containing protein encodes MTARYPYLSDGGATMRHLLYAFAMIIGLTGAVRADEAAIQGVISSQIDAFKADDFATAFTYASPTIQGVFRTPERFGLMVREGYPMVWRPAEMRFLDQQVIDGELWQNVLIRDAEGQEYLLGYQMVEGADGWKINAVRVEKAAAGMAQSPAPRGGLSFG; translated from the coding sequence ATGACAGCGCGCTACCCTTATCTTAGCGATGGGGGAGCAACGATGCGACATTTGCTGTATGCCTTTGCGATGATTATCGGGCTGACTGGCGCCGTACGCGCCGATGAAGCCGCTATTCAGGGCGTGATTTCCAGCCAGATAGACGCATTCAAAGCGGATGATTTCGCCACGGCTTTCACCTATGCCAGCCCGACCATTCAAGGTGTGTTTCGCACTCCGGAGCGCTTCGGCCTGATGGTGCGGGAGGGCTATCCGATGGTCTGGCGTCCGGCGGAAATGCGGTTTCTGGACCAGCAGGTGATCGATGGAGAGTTGTGGCAAAATGTGCTGATCCGCGACGCCGAAGGGCAGGAATATCTGCTTGGTTATCAGATGGTCGAAGGTGCGGACGGCTGGAAGATCAACGCTGTACGTGTCGAAAAAGCAGCCGCCGGTATGGCACAGAGCCCGGCACCGCGCGGTGGTCTGAGTTTCGGTTAA
- a CDS encoding glycosyl hydrolase family 28-related protein, whose product MNKAVTEGIQFNPTPFSEGLDVWSSGDGTPGSNTYLNDPNAAFVPADQDFGGALELVKTDAVQKIRFMGETPILPGCYLQIKARVKAISGALPAMRVAGWAGQAGGAHLNGVTEITASTALTSYGEVVEVTGIVGVGVRSGVDMPWGTQAVFGHFGIDLIGASGGIVRIDDIEITDATEFFLRDMMDWVDVRDYGAIGNGSADDHASFELADAAADGREVLVPAGTYRLNNSVTFQNRVRFQGTVTMPDDKILSLTKNFDLPAYIDAFGDEELAFKKAFQALFNNSGHESLDLGGRLIAVRAPIDMQAAVNNKTTFKQRRYIRNGQFSIVPGSAWDTETYTSQGTYSPSNNKVLTGVTNVAAIPVGSLVQGNGVGREIYVRSKNVSAQTLTLSAPLYDAAGTQTYTFKRFKYILDFSGFDQISKFAMSNVDLQCSGDCSAILLPPSGTGFQLRDCFITAPKDRGISSHGEGDQGMMIDRCQFLSNESPLLVDNRESIGLNANGNDVKIRNNRVVHFKHFAILGGSSSIIMGNHIFQGDNGPVGPRSAGIVLTRTNNRATITGNYICDCSIVWANEHDEAPGFSSEFSFSGLSITGNVFLSQSTAPWFNFISVKPHGSGHFINGLAVTGNTFRLIDGAIDRIEGIDTSFASMDFNRFQNITFENNTFSNVNDQVANPLVLDHNEASAQSVWNVVLAPKLPFGAWVQTVESVQPAGAIRDANNAAYYGIPYYQAKQGPNKDQVNLNWEKPVRGTVTMRVRIDDPV is encoded by the coding sequence ATGAACAAGGCAGTCACCGAAGGCATCCAGTTTAATCCGACCCCGTTCTCGGAGGGGCTCGATGTCTGGTCGAGCGGCGACGGGACGCCCGGCTCCAACACCTATCTGAACGATCCGAATGCGGCTTTCGTGCCTGCGGACCAGGATTTCGGCGGCGCGCTCGAACTGGTCAAGACCGATGCGGTGCAGAAGATCCGTTTCATGGGCGAGACGCCAATCCTGCCGGGCTGCTATCTGCAGATCAAGGCGCGGGTGAAGGCGATCAGCGGGGCCTTGCCTGCCATGCGGGTCGCGGGCTGGGCCGGGCAGGCGGGCGGGGCGCACCTGAACGGGGTGACCGAGATCACCGCCTCCACGGCGCTGACCAGCTATGGCGAGGTGGTTGAAGTGACGGGCATTGTCGGTGTGGGCGTGCGGTCGGGCGTGGATATGCCCTGGGGCACGCAGGCCGTGTTCGGGCATTTTGGCATCGACCTGATCGGCGCCAGCGGCGGGATCGTTCGGATCGACGATATCGAGATCACGGACGCGACCGAGTTTTTCCTGCGCGACATGATGGATTGGGTCGATGTGCGCGATTACGGCGCGATCGGAAATGGCAGTGCCGACGATCATGCGTCCTTCGAGCTGGCGGATGCGGCGGCGGACGGGCGCGAAGTGCTGGTGCCTGCCGGGACGTACCGGCTGAACAACAGCGTGACTTTCCAGAACCGGGTGCGCTTTCAGGGCACGGTGACGATGCCCGACGACAAGATTCTGTCGCTCACCAAGAATTTTGACCTGCCCGCGTATATCGACGCATTCGGCGATGAAGAGCTGGCGTTCAAGAAGGCGTTTCAGGCGCTGTTCAACAATTCGGGGCACGAATCGCTCGATCTTGGCGGGCGGCTGATTGCCGTGCGCGCGCCGATAGACATGCAGGCGGCGGTGAACAACAAAACCACCTTCAAGCAGCGTCGCTATATCCGCAATGGCCAGTTCTCGATTGTGCCGGGGTCGGCCTGGGACACGGAAACATACACCTCTCAGGGGACATACTCGCCCTCCAACAACAAGGTTCTGACCGGGGTCACCAATGTTGCGGCGATTCCGGTTGGCTCTCTGGTTCAGGGTAACGGCGTGGGCCGTGAGATTTATGTGCGGTCCAAGAATGTCTCGGCGCAGACGCTTACGCTGAGCGCGCCGCTTTATGATGCCGCCGGGACGCAAACCTATACCTTCAAGCGCTTCAAATACATCCTGGATTTCAGCGGGTTCGACCAGATCTCCAAGTTCGCCATGTCCAATGTCGATCTGCAATGTTCGGGCGATTGCAGCGCGATCCTGCTTCCGCCGAGTGGCACCGGATTTCAGTTGCGCGATTGCTTCATCACCGCGCCGAAGGATCGGGGTATCTCAAGCCACGGTGAGGGCGATCAGGGGATGATGATCGACCGGTGCCAGTTTCTGTCGAACGAAAGTCCCCTGCTTGTGGACAACCGCGAGTCGATCGGTCTGAACGCCAATGGCAACGATGTGAAAATCCGCAACAACAGGGTCGTGCATTTCAAGCATTTCGCGATTCTGGGCGGCTCCAGCTCGATCATCATGGGCAACCACATCTTTCAGGGCGATAACGGCCCCGTCGGGCCGCGCTCGGCCGGGATTGTTCTGACCAGGACGAACAATCGCGCGACCATCACCGGCAACTACATCTGCGACTGTTCGATTGTCTGGGCCAATGAGCACGACGAGGCTCCGGGTTTTTCAAGCGAGTTCTCCTTCAGCGGGCTCAGCATCACCGGAAATGTCTTTCTGTCGCAAAGCACCGCACCGTGGTTCAATTTCATCTCGGTGAAACCGCATGGCTCCGGGCATTTCATTAACGGGCTGGCGGTGACCGGCAACACGTTCCGCCTGATCGACGGAGCCATCGACCGGATCGAAGGGATCGACACCAGTTTCGCCAGCATGGATTTCAACCGGTTCCAGAACATCACCTTCGAGAACAACACGTTCAGCAATGTGAACGATCAGGTCGCGAACCCGCTGGTGCTGGATCACAATGAGGCCAGCGCGCAATCGGTCTGGAACGTCGTTCTGGCTCCTAAACTGCCGTTCGGGGCCTGGGTGCAAACGGTCGAATCGGTGCAGCCCGCCGGCGCGATCCGTGATGCGAACAATGCCGCCTATTATGGCATTCCGTACTACCAGGCCAAGCAAGGGCCAAACAAGGATCAGGTCAACCTCAACTGGGAAAAACCGGTGCGGGGGACGGTAACGATGCGGGTGCGGATTGACGATCCGGTGTGA
- a CDS encoding antibiotic biosynthesis monooxygenase family protein, protein MPIIAKSASYQTVITTFEMTPGTCQDLLDALTDAYESFISKQPGFIAAGLHVNDAQTRIANYSQWERREDFQAMLRTEEMRQRNRQINEMCKTFEPVMYDVAATFD, encoded by the coding sequence ATGCCCATAATCGCCAAATCCGCAAGCTATCAAACCGTCATCACCACCTTCGAGATGACACCCGGAACCTGCCAGGATCTGCTTGATGCTCTGACTGACGCCTATGAGAGTTTCATTTCGAAACAACCGGGCTTCATCGCCGCTGGTCTGCATGTGAATGACGCCCAGACGCGTATCGCCAACTATTCCCAGTGGGAGCGCCGCGAGGATTTTCAGGCGATGCTGAGGACCGAAGAGATGCGTCAACGCAATCGCCAGATCAACGAGATGTGCAAGACATTCGAGCCGGTGATGTACGACGTTGCCGCCACATTCGACTGA
- a CDS encoding DUF5665 domain-containing protein, translated as MSKADDRREAELSVTAELKAVRKELEQLNSHRFIRMHNSFFRLIGFNLARGLAFGLGTVLGASALISFIAWSVSQIEFIPIIGEWATEILKQIEQIQESR; from the coding sequence ATGTCCAAGGCGGATGACAGGCGCGAGGCCGAACTTTCGGTCACGGCAGAACTGAAAGCGGTGCGCAAAGAGCTCGAGCAGCTCAATTCGCACCGTTTCATCCGCATGCACAATTCATTCTTTCGTCTGATTGGTTTCAACCTCGCCCGTGGGCTGGCCTTTGGCCTGGGTACGGTGCTTGGCGCGTCGGCCCTGATTTCCTTCATCGCCTGGTCCGTAAGCCAGATCGAGTTCATCCCGATCATCGGTGAATGGGCGACGGAAATTCTCAAGCAGATCGAACAGATACAGGAAAGCCGGTAA
- a CDS encoding DMT family transporter, with translation MTPTAPRITPVAALMLFALAFVWGGSFFFAEVALTELPPLTVTLHRVAWAVPVLFIVVWRMGLSLPRSPWVWGAYLVMGGLNNALPFSLIFWAQTEIESGLASILNGTSAVFGAVVAGVLLKDEPLSPRKLLGACFGLVGVVFILGFDVLRGLDLRNLAQIAVLGGALSYAFASVWAKLCLAGQAPQMNALGMLMGSTVIMAPLAIWLDGWPTFHLSLPVWGAIAGVACLSTALAYLLYFAILVRAGAANLMLVTLLIPPFAIGLGAVFLDEKLSGSAYLGFGLIGLGLIVTDGRLWAWLTRKRKNRASPRRGKAGNSAHMC, from the coding sequence ATGACACCCACCGCGCCCCGCATCACCCCTGTCGCTGCTCTCATGTTGTTCGCCCTTGCGTTTGTCTGGGGCGGCTCTTTCTTTTTTGCCGAGGTGGCGCTTACCGAGCTGCCGCCCCTGACCGTCACGCTGCACCGTGTTGCCTGGGCGGTGCCCGTTCTGTTCATTGTGGTGTGGCGCATGGGGCTCTCGTTGCCGCGCAGCCCTTGGGTCTGGGGGGCGTATCTTGTCATGGGCGGGCTCAACAACGCCTTGCCGTTTTCGCTGATCTTCTGGGCGCAGACCGAGATCGAGAGCGGGCTTGCCTCCATTCTCAACGGAACCTCGGCGGTGTTCGGCGCTGTGGTGGCCGGGGTATTGCTGAAGGACGAACCCCTCAGCCCGCGCAAGCTCCTTGGCGCGTGTTTCGGCCTTGTGGGGGTGGTGTTCATCCTGGGCTTTGATGTGTTGCGCGGGCTCGACCTGCGGAACCTGGCGCAAATTGCGGTTCTTGGCGGGGCGTTGTCCTATGCGTTTGCGAGCGTCTGGGCCAAGCTGTGTCTGGCGGGCCAAGCGCCGCAAATGAACGCGTTGGGCATGTTGATGGGCAGCACGGTGATCATGGCGCCGCTGGCGATCTGGCTGGATGGTTGGCCGACGTTCCATCTGTCTCTTCCCGTCTGGGGGGCGATTGCGGGGGTCGCGTGCCTGTCTACCGCGCTGGCCTATCTGCTTTACTTCGCCATTCTGGTCAGAGCCGGTGCCGCCAATCTGATGCTGGTCACGCTGCTGATCCCGCCCTTTGCCATCGGCCTCGGCGCGGTGTTTCTTGACGAAAAACTCTCAGGATCGGCCTATCTGGGCTTTGGTTTGATCGGGCTTGGACTGATTGTCACCGATGGCAGGCTTTGGGCCTGGCTGACCCGGAAACGGAAAAATCGCGCTTCGCCGCGACGGGGAAAAGCGGGGAATTCCGCGCATATGTGCTAA